Part of the Brassica oleracea var. oleracea cultivar TO1000 chromosome C8, BOL, whole genome shotgun sequence genome is shown below.
AGAGTTTAGGGTTTAGGGTCTAGGGTTTAGGATTTAGGGTCTAGGGTTTAGGGTTTAGAGTTTAGGGTTTAGGGTTTAGAGTTGAGAAATGAGGTTTTGGGGATAAGATTTCAAATTTTGAAAAATAAAAAAATTATAATTTTCAAATGATAAACTTAGAAAGGTGCTATTTTGGAGATTTGCCCTTAATTTTTTGAAAAACCTCAATATTAACTACTCCGTTTATACAAGAATTTAAATTTTTTTTCCACAATTTATACATACATTATTATTAAGGGCAAATCTCCAAAATAGCACNNNNNNNNNNNNNNNNNNNNNNNNNNNNNNNNNNNNNNNNNNNNNNNNNNNNNNNNNNNNNNNNNNNNNNNNNNNNNNNNNNNNNNNNNNNNNNNNNNNNNNNNNNNNNNNNNNNNNNNNNNNNNNNNNNNNNNNNNNNNNNNNNNNNNNNNNNNNNNNNNNNNNNNNNNNNNNNNNNNNNNNNNNNNNNNNNNNNNNNNNNNNNNNNNNNNNNNNNNNNNNNNNNNNNNNNNNNNNNNNNNNNNNNNNNNNNNNNNNNNNNNNNNNNNNNNNNNNNNNNNNNNNNNNNNNNNNNNNNNNNNNNNNNNNNNNNNNNNNNNNNNNNNNNNNNNNNNNNNNNNNNNNNNNNNNNNNNNNNNNNNNNNNNNNNNNNNNNNNNNNNNNNNNNNNNNNNNNNNNNNNNNNNNNNNNNNNNNNNNNNNNNNNNNNNNNNNNNNNNNNNNNNNNNNNNNNNNNNNNNNNNNNNNNNNNNNNNNNNNNNNNNNNNNNNNNNNNNNNNNNNNNNNNNNNNNNNNNNNNNNNNNNNNNNNNNNNNNNNNNNNNNNNNNNNNNNNNNNNNNNNNNNNNNNNNNNNNNNNNNNNNNNNNNNNNNNNNNNNNNNNNNNNNNNNNNNNNNNNNNNNNNNNNNNNCTAAACCCTAAACCCTAAACCCTAAATCCTAAACCCCACCTTTTAACTCTAAACCCTAAGTTTGTGACTTTTGATAAAACATTGAGTGTTATTTTTGTGACTTTTGACCGCTAGTCTGGGAACAAAAACTTGATTTACTGTTATTTTTGTCTTTTTCTCTATTATTAACTAGTTTTTTACTTAAAAAAAAATTTAAAAATTTTATGCAGTGACTCCGACCTTGTAGAAGAGATAGTCGCTGATGTGCGTGAAAAGCTCAATGCCACGGAGAATATTGGTATGCATTCGAAGCTGGTGAAGATAGAAAACTTGCTACGCAAGAAACCATGCGGAGTTCGTAGGATAGGACTATGGGGTATGGCCGGCATAGGGAAGACAACACTTGCTAAAGCCATCTTTGACCAAATGTCTTGTGACTACGAGGCTTCTTGCTTTGTCAAAGATTTTCACAAGGAGTTTCATGACAAGGGACTTTACTCTCTGTTAGGGGAACACTTTGGGAAAACTCTTAGGGAAGAGTTTGGCGTGAATAGTCCGGTTACAAGACCGATCCTACTTAGAAAGGTTTTAGGACACAAAAGAGTTCTCGTTGTTCTTGATGATGTCCGCAAGTGTCTAGATGCAGAGTCATTTCTTGGAGGGCTTAATTGGTTTTCTCCGGGGAGTTTGATTATCATAACTTCAAGAGATAAACAAGTGTTTTCTCTTTGTCAAGTGGAGCAAATCTACGAGGTTCCTGGTTTAAATGAGGACGAGGCTATGAAGCTATTCTCGCGCTTTGCATTTGGAAAGGACATCAAACATGAGAATCTGCAGAAACTATTACCCAAAGTGATTGAATATGCAGATGGTAATCCTTTAGCTCTAAAGTATTATGGGAGAAAGACGAGGGATAATCCAAAAGAAGTTGAGAACGCATTCCTCACGCTCGAGCAATCTCACCCACAAGAGATTCAAGATGCAGTCAAGAGCACATATGGCTTACTTGGTGCTAACGAGAAGAACATATTTCTTGACATTGTTTGTCTTTTCAGGGGAGAAAGCATCGACTATGTGATGCATCTTCTTGAGGGGTGTGGTTTCTTTCCACGTGTTGGAATCAATGTTCTTGTTGAGAAATGTTTGGTGAGTATCTCACAAGGCAAGGTAGTAATGCATAATCTGATCCAAGACATAGGTCGCAAAATAATCAATAGAAGAAAGAGACGTTCCAGACTATGGAAACCATCGAGCATTAAGCATTTTCTGGAGGACAAAAACGTCTTGGTATGTTTTTTTAACCTCTCTCACAAACCTTAGCGAGACAACTTCTTTATCTATTTGTTTCACTTGTTGCTTCAGGGAAGTGAAGACATTGAAGCCATATCTCTGAACCCATCTGTCTTAAACTTTGATCTCAACCCTATGGCGTTTGAGAAAATGTACAATCTCAGATATCTGAAGATTTGCAGTTCCAAACCTGGAAGCTATTCTACAATACACCTCCCCAAGGGACTTAAATCTCTACCAGATGAGTTAAGGTTATTGCACTGGGAAAATTTCCCATTGTTGTCCTTACCACAAGGTTTTGATACTAGGAATCTTGTTATACTTAACATGTGCTCCAGTAAACTTCAGAGACTTTGGGAAGGAACCAAGGTAAGAAAAATTCACATAATTATTTTCTTGACATTTTTTATTTACTATTACGGCGGCTATTTTATTTTTTTGAACATTTTTTCCAGGAACTTGAGATGCTGAAGAGGATCAAACTTTGTCATTCACGAAAGCTAGTCGATGTTCAAGAACTTCAAAGTGCTCGAAACATTGAGGTTATTGATCTTCAAGGTTGTACAAGACTAGAAAGATTTATAGACACATGCCATTTCCATCATCTCCAGGTGATAAATCTATCTTGTTGCATAAAAATCAAAAGTTTCCCAAAGGTTCCACTTAATATTGAGGAGTTGTATCTCAAAAAAACTGGTATAAGATCAATACCAACTGTGACCCTCTCTTCACAAGATAACATAATTACTTATCATCATGGGGGTCACAAATTCTTTGATCTTGAAGACTCAATCATGGTTTATTTGGAACACCTCAAAGTTCTTGATCTGTCTCGTTGCATAGAGCTTGAGGATATTCAGGTTATCCCAAAGAATCTTAAAAAGCTATACCTTGGTGGCACCAGCATTCAAGAACTGCCTTCCCTAGTGCATCTCTCTGAACTTGTTGTGTTAGATTTGGAGAACTGCAAACAGCTTCAAAAGATACCATTGAGATTGAGTACCTTGACTTCTCTTGCGGTACTTAATCTCTCTGGATGCTCAGAGCTTGAAGACATGGAAGATATCAACCTCCCAAGAAACTTGGAAGAGTTATATCTTGCTGGCACAGCTATACAAGAAGTGCCCTCGTCAATCACGTATCTCTCAGAACTTGTCATATTAGATTTTCAGAACTGCAAAAGGCTTCGACGTCTTCCCATGGAGATTAGTAACTTAAAATCTCTTGTCACACTTAAGTTACCAAGGCTGTTCACAGTAGAAACTGGCATGAGTAATCTTATCTCAGATTTTAATGAGAATGTATGTCAGCGTCAAGATTACTTGCCTCAACCAAGGCTGTTGCCATCTTCAAGGTTACTACATGGCTTGGTCCCAAGATTCTATGCTCTAGTATCTTTGTCCCTCTGCAATTCATCTTTGATGCATATACCTGAAGAGATATGTTCCTTGGCTACAGTAACGGTATTGGATCTTAGCAGGAACGGTTTCAGAAAAATCCCTGAAAGTATAAAGCAGCTATCTAAACTGCATAGCCTCAGATTACGTCACTGTAGAAACCTCAGATCTCTTCCAGAGCTTCCACAAAGTTTGAAACTCTTGAACGTGCATGGTTGTGTATCCCTAGAGTCAGTTTCATGGGGGTCTGAGCACTTTCCTAGTCACTACACCTTTAACAATTGCTTTAATAAGTCTCCAGAAGTGGCTAGAAAACGAGTAGCAAAAGGTCTGGCTAAAGTATCAAGCATCGGCAAAGAACATGAGCAGGAACTCATCAAAGCACTTGCGTTCAGCATTTGCGCTCCTGCGGATGCAAATCAGACATCTTCCTACAATTTGCGGACAGGTTCGTTTGCAATGGTAGAGCTAACTTCTTCCCTACGCAACACACTCTTGGGCTTTGCTATATTTGTTGTGGTTACGTTTGTGGATGATAGTCACAACAATGCTGGTCTTGGGGTCAGGTGCATAAGCACATGGAAGAGTAAGAGAAAGGTGATTAGTAAAATGGAGAAAGTTTTCAGGTGTTGGGGTCCGAGAGAAGCTCCTGAGGTTCAGAGGGATCATATGTTTGTGTTTTACGAGGATGCTGAGATGCATCGAAGTGTTGGTGGTGGTGAAGGAAACGAAAGTAGTGTATTGGCTGATCAAGTAGAGTTTGAGTTTCAAGCAGTAAGTGGGAGGAACAAGGTTTTAGGAGGTAGTAGCGTGGTGAGTGAATGTGATGTTTGTGTGATGACAGCAGCAACTGGGGCGGCGAGCTTGAGTGTGATAAGTGCAAGTAAGGATATGAGTTTAAGTAGGAAGCATTCTCCCAAGCTTTCAAGTCTGCTCGGTAAACTTCGGTTTAGGCGCACTGGGAGGTTTGTTGGTTGTGCTTGCCTAGAGTAAGTAATCTAAAGGAGAAAATAGCGTACATGAAAAGAGAAATACATTTTTGGTTATTTATTTGTATTTTGTATAGTAAAACAAGATAAATAGGAAGTGCTAAAATATTGAATATAATGATCTGAATTTTAGAAGATAAATCGATGTAAACGCTTATATAGATGCAAAACTGTTTTTACAAAATGTTAATATATGTCTCATATAAAACGTTTATATATTTGGGAATAATTTCTTAGTTAATTAACTAATGTAAGAAAATCTTAAAATTGTTGAAGATGAATGATTCCCAAAGATATTGTTGGGAATGATTTCTTGATGAATTTTTGGCGGTATATTGATGACATAACCACAAATGCAATTCACTTCCAGAAAATGACGTATTGAATAAAGGCTATAAATCATAAACCTAAAAAGATACACCCAATAAAGTTTATAAAAAACCACGGATGTGGCAGCCCAGTTGGTTTAAGCGCAGGCGTTGGTGTTGTTGCGCTCCTGGGTTCGATCCACCGTGGGAGGAGTGTCCAGGGCCTTAACCGGTACAGACGCAGGCTGGCTCCGAGCCTAGGGGAGAGAGTAGGGCCGAAGACCCGAATCCACCACCTGGTTAAACAAAAAAAAAAAAATAAAGTTTATAAAAGATGTGAATATGTATAAAATATAGGAACATATACTGAGAGACCATGGAAAACTATATTGTAGCAGCATAGTGCTTATCAAAGCAGCTGGCGTTTTATAAATCTTCATTTGCACATGCAACTCGTGAAAATGAACGTGGAAGAGATCGTAAAACATACAAATAGATTCGACACTGTTCTTGTGTTCTGTTCTATCAATTCTAGTTGTTCTTTAGCTTTTGTGTCTTATCGGAAAGACGTAGCAGCTATACCCGTTTTCCCGAAGAAACATCACACCCCCAGAAGAGGGAATGTCCTTGGCGTCACGTAATCAGTCAGGCTCAAATATCTTAAACTTAGGCCTATATCATATTATCAACAAAACTTTGACGATCAACACGATTACCTCATCCAAAAAGAGAAACTTTAACTCAATCCTAACTACTTAGCACATCAAGAAAAGTAAAAACGCTGACTCTCTACTGAAAGAGGAGACGACGAACAAAAGCGGCGGAAATAAAAGATAACTCAACCGCAAAATGTGATTTGACAAATTCCAATGACTAAATTAAATTAAAAAAAGACCGAGTTTTCTATCAAAACGGGTCCCTCTCTTTCGCTTTATATAAATGCGAGAGCCAGCTCAGCCACGAGGGGTCGCCACTCGTCACCGCATAAAATAAAAAAACGCTGTCAACAAAGACAGACCAATCCATGCCAATCAACATTATCCCAAGGGAATGTTGTAACAACAGCTGTTACTCTTAAGGGTATTATCGTCACTTATCAAGCCGGCTACATAAAATAAATATATTTTTTTAATTAAAACTAACGTCTACGCGTTTAGAGGGAGGCAACAACAATGCTGGGAGGATGTCCGTTTAACTATGCTCTCACCTCCATTATCTCTCTCCTCTTTCATAACTCTCTCTCATCCTTCTTTCTTCTCCAAATCTCTCCGATTTCATCGCTAGAATTCTCCACCGATTCTTAAGGTATGTTTTATCTTCACTTCAACTCTTGTCGGAATTCACTCTCCTTGCCTGTCTGAAACTTTCCATTTGCAGATCTGTAAAACTTTCTATTTTTATTTCCTCTTTCCGTAGATCGAGAAGAAACGATGACGTTCACGGAGGGACGATCCCCCTTGTCTCTCCTCCTCCTCCTCCTTCTCTTATCCGTCACCACTCTAATCTCAGCCGCTGACTACACACCCACCGACAAAATCCTCTTAAACTGCGGCGGCTCCTCCGACCTAACCGACACAGATAACCGCACATGGATCCCCGATGTCAAATCCAAGTTCCTGTCTTCCTCCGGAGACTCCAAAACATCCCCCGCCGCAACACAAGACCCCTCCGTCCCCACAGTCCCTTACATGTCCGCCAGAATCTTCAGATCTCCCTTCACTTACTCCTTCCCGGTCGCGTCAGGTATTGGTTCAATCTTGGTTTAGTAATTTTACTTCGGTTTAGTCATTTCCGGTTTACTAAACACTTTCTGTATCGCAGGTCGTAAGTTCGTGCGTCTCTACTTCTACCCCAACTCCTACGACGGCCTCAACGCAACCAACTCCCTCTTCTCCCTCTCCTCAGGGCCCTACACTCTCCTCAAGAACTTCAGCGCTGCTCAGACCTCTCAGGCGTTGAACTACGCTTACATCATCAAAGAGTTCGTTGTCAACGTCGAGGGTGGGACCTTGAACATGACCTTCACACCAGAGTCAACGCCTTCTAACGCCTACGCCTTCGTCAACGGTATCGAGGTGACTTCGATGCCTGATATCTACAGTAGCACCGACGGGACGCTGACTGTTGTAGGGACTTCTGGTGGCGTCACGATCGATAACACCACCGCTCTCGAGAACGTCTACAGGCTCAACGTCGGCGGGAACGACATCTCTCCTTCTGCTGACACCGGTTTGTTTAGGTCTTGGCACGATGATCAGGATTACATCTTCGCCGCGAGTCTCGGTATCCCCGAGACAGCTGATCCCAACATGACGATCCAGTACCCTACCGGTACGCCTTCTTATATCGCTCCTGCTGACGTGTACTCCACGGCTAGGTCCATGGGCCCAACGGCTCAGGTCAATCTCAACTACAATTTGACCTGGGTGTTCAGCGTTGACTCTGGGTTTAGCTACCTCGTCAGGCTTCACTTCTGCGAGGTTTCCGCCAACATCAACAAGATTAACCAGAGAGTGTTCGCGATCTATCTCAACAATCAGACGGCTGAGCCTGCGGCTGACGTGGCGGGATGGACAGGTGGCAACGGGATCGCGTTGCATAAGGACTACGTTGTGATCCCCCCTGAAGGGAAAGGGCAGCAGGATCTCTGGCTTGCGCTTCATCCTAACCCAATCACCAAGCCGCAGTACTACGATTCGATTCTCAACGGTGTTGAGATCTTCAAGATGAATAGCTCTGACGGTAACCTCGCTGGTACTAACCCTCTGCCTGGCCCCAAGGTGACTGCTGATCCGTCCAAAGTCTTGCAACAGCGTACTAGTCATACCAAGAGCCATACGGCTGTTGTGGCGGGTGCAGCTAGTGGCGCTGTAGTGCTGGGGCTTATTGTTGGATTTTTTGCAATGGCTGCGTACCGGAGACGGAAGAGCGGTGAGTACCAGCCTGCGAGTGATGCTACGTCGGGCTGGCTTCCGCTGTCTTTGTACGGAAACTCGCATTCCGCTGGCTCCGGGAAGACTAACACTACAGGGAGCTACGCGTCGTCTCTTCCGTCGAATCTTTGCCGTCACTTCTCCTTTGCTGAGATCAAAGCCGCTACCAAGAACTTCGACGAGTCTAGAGTCCTCGGCGTCGGTGGTTTTGGGAAAGTTTACAGAGGAGAAATCGACGGAGGGACCACGAAGGTGGCCATCAAGAGAGGCAACCCGATGTCGGAGCAAGGAGTCCACGAGTTCCAGACCGAGATCGAGATGCTCTCGAAGCTTAGACACCGGCACCTCGTGTCGTTGATAGGTTACTGCGAAGAGAATTGCGAGATGATTCTGGTGTATGACTACATGGCTCACGGGACGATGAGGGAGCATCTATACAAGACTCAGAACGCTCCTCTTTCTTGGAAGCAGCGTCTTGAGATTTGCATCGGTGCGGCTAGAGGTTTGCATTATCTACACACTGGTGCGAAGCACACCATCATCCACAGAGATGTGAAGACGACTAACATTTTGCTTGATGAGAAATGGGTGGCTAAGGTCTCTGACTTCGGTCTGTCGAAGACTGGTCCTGCACTTGACCACACGCACGTGAGCACGGTCGTGAAAGGAAGTTTCGGTTATCTTGACCCAGAGTACTTTAGACGGCAGCAACTGACTGATAAGTCCGATGTCTACTCCTTTGGAGTTGTTCTCTTCGAAGCTCTTTGTGCAAGACCTGCCTTGAACCCCACGCTAGCTAAAGAGCAAGTGAGCTTAGCTGAGTGGGCACCATACTGCTACAAGAAGGGCATGCTTGATCAGATCGTTGATCCTCATCTCAAGGGCAAGATCACACCTGAGTGCTTTAAGAAGTTTGCTGAGACCGCGATGAAGTGTGTGCTAGACCAGGGCATTGAGAGACCGTCGATGGGAGATGTTCTGTGGAACTTGGAGTTCGCGTTGCAGCTTCAGGAAAGCGCTGAGGAGAGCGGGAAGGGGATATGCAGTGAGATGGACATGGATGAGATTAAGTATGATGATGGTAACTGTAAAGGGAAGAACAATGACAAAGGCTCTGATGTGTATGAAGGGAACGTGACTGACTCGAGGAGCAGCGGAATAGACATGAGCATTGGTGGTCGGAGTTTGGCTAGCGATGATTCAGATGGGCTCACTCCAAGTGCTGTGTTTTCTCAGATCATGAACCCTAAGGGACGTTAGAGAGAAGAGTCTTAAAAACCCGGTACAGTACAATCTTTTCTAAACCGGCTTTATCCAAAATGATTCTGGTTCGTTTCTCTTTCTCTTTGCTACTTATTTGCTATTGGTCTCTTTACTGTTATTTATTTGTGTATTTGATACTACGTACCACAATCATAAAAGAGTGTAAAAATTAATGTGTTTTGTTTTTGCTTTTACAAAACATGAAACATATGATTTGCGTCAATGTACTATTTGGGTTTGTTCTCTACAACGCTTTTGTAGTGAAAGCAACACGTAAGAAACCATTTACTTGTACTTTTGACTTATGAGAAACGGAACATCTCATGACAAGTGTTGTAAAAAGCCGAACTGGAGATAGGGTTGTTATACCAAACAACTAAACAAGTCTGTTAAAGTGTAAAGTAAGATAGTGACACAACTTAGTCAATGAGATTAGTTCTTTTAACCGTTATTACACTGTTAGATACGCCTAAACCGAACATAGCTATTGTGTCAGACTTTGAAAAGTCCAACAAATCATGGAACTAGACGTGTTGATTGTATAAACAATCATAGTGATTTAAATCTCAGTAAACTAGTAAAAGTTTACTTTTGTTGCACTAGTAAAAGACTCATTTAGAATTAGGAAAGTTGTTTATCTGAATCCCGTCCCGTACCGCAGCGGATTCGTCTTCGAGCGGGTCACGGTGAGTCAGGTCAGCGCAGGTTGCGGTCCTCAAAATGGCTGACCAAACTCGTACCGCAAAACATGTAGGCCTTTGCGGATCGGTCCGGAGACATAGAATTACAAACATATATGACTCCCGAACGCTTCAAGACATGATTCAGGATGCTTCATCAGTTTCATGATGTATCAGTAAGTGAGTTTAGTCAAGGATTGAACTGGATAAGACAATACACTTGTTAGTTGGAGATTTTAGTTGGATCAAAACACTACTTTATTTACTTTTGTTAGACTCCAAACATTTTAAAAATAAACAATACTTTAGTTATTGAATCCAAATATTATAACACATAAGTTCATAACAAATGCTTTAGATTTCTGAATCCAAAATTAAATAAAACCAACACCAAATCGAAGATGCTATTCCCAAAAACAAATAAAAAGAAAACACTAATCCCACGTCTTGTTCTTCATCTTTATTACCAACAAGCGACAAAAAGATGGAGATTTCTCTTGTTCACCATCAACTTCATCTTCTGCAAATAAGAATAATAGAAGTCATTTTAAGATATATTGAAACCTAAAACTCCAAAATGTATGATAATGTGAACAAATACATATAGGCAAAACTACGAAGAACCTATTGCGGGAACTAGATCTTCTTCTTCGGTGGAAAGTGAGTTTTCGAATTTCTTATGATGACTCGAAGAAGCTCCACCGGTGCAGATCGAAGGCGCTTGGGACACCAGAAGCATCATCGACCTTGAAACCACCATCACCGGAGCTACATAACGTCGAATCGCTTTCTCTCTGTCTCTCTGTCTCTATGTTTTAGGTGAAAGCAGAAATGGGGAATTAGGGTTGCGGGTCTTCAAAATCCCGCAGGTTAACCTGTAGCCCATCCCGCTTTCGACCCGTCCCGCTTTCGACCCATCCCGCTTTGAACCCGTCCCGCTTTGAACTCGTCCCGCTTTCGACCCGTCCCGCTTTGAACCCATCCCGCGAAGCCCGCAATTTTGCGGGCTTACCAAATAGAGGCGCAATCCCGTCCCGCAGCAAGCTTTTACGGGCCAGGACCGCGGTCCAGATCCTTGATTGCATCCCTATTTGGAATGCTATACAAGATTCATTTCAAGTGTAGGAAAAATGATTTTTATTGAAGAAAAAAAAATCTATAAGAAAAATAGAAACTTGTATTTTTAGTATAAATACAAATCTTGTAAATTATTTATCCAAACAATCAATAAACAAATCTAAAACAAGTACTTGCGCCAATTGAATTTCTTTCTAAGTTTTGTGCTTTCTTTAAGTTTAATTATGTTAAAATCATCGCCTTGCGCATAGTGAACATTATATATATACATTATTTTAGATATTATATGTTTTTGCATATTATGAATAATAAATGTATATTGAATAATTTAAAATTCAGTAACCGTTACATATATAATTAAATTGGTGCGAACATATAAATAAATTTTATTAATCCAAACAATATTTTTCTATTTGATAGATATATAATTAAATTTAAATGATATTAACATATATAGTATATTTTTAATATTAATGTCTATTAAATGATGATTTCTACTCATATGGTTTTTTTTATCATTTGTATTTTTTATTGCAAAAACTTTAAATTACTAATAAAAAATTCATTGTGGATTAATAGTTATAGTAATTTATAATTTTTAAAAAATTAAGTTGTCAATGTTTGTTCAAAGCTTTTATCAAAAAAATATTGTTCAAAGTAAATTTTGAAATTAAAATATTTATGTATTTTATATGGTATATAGTTTAACTTTAAAAATGTATATACATATATATATATATATCTTTTAATCTTAATAATTAATTAAATTAGACTTTTTACTTATATGATTTTGTAATCATTTGTATCTTGTTATAACAAAAAAATTTAAACCATGGATCACAAAATTTGAATGTGAGAATTTTAAATTTTTTGGTAATTTATAGTCATTTGTAAATATTCAAAAAAATAACATAAACAAAAAATCTAAATTTTATTATATGGTTTGGTTTTTTAATTTTTAAATAGTTTTAAATTAAACAAATACGATAGAAGATACACTAATTTTTATTATTAAAAATCATTAATTATCATATATACTTTAGCAACATTAAGCAATTCCGTAACTTTTATTTAAAAAAATAATAAAGAATATTAAGGTTAGTTTAATAAAAAAAATATTATATTATTAGATGGACCAACCTATTTCTCTAAGGATTCTAAGAATATGACACGTGTCTACAAAAAAAAGTTGTAATGTTTCTCAGTTAATATATAGGGGATTCGTAGATTTTTTTTTGGTAAAATTTAATTCGTAGATTACTAGATTTTCTCAGCAATAACCGAAATTTCACTTCAACCATAGATTCATAGTATGGAATTCTGCATTACTGGTGCAACTCCAGTTTCTTTTGTTGAAACTATTTTGTACAAACCAACAAAAACCTCAAAGATGTACATTTTTTTTGTCAACCAATACAAGAAGCATTTACAAGAACACATGTATTTCAACAAGTAGATCAATCATTCTCTTATTATTCTCTTTCATTACACAAATAAAAAGAGTGAAAAAGAATTATTTTCCAAGCAACTTGTGTGTTTTAAGAAAAAGATAATATAAAAAGAGTCAAAGAGGAGAGAATGGCTCAGGAGGAGAGTCGAAAACACTGTCGAAGATGAGAGAATGATTAGACTCATCATCAAGGTTAAGTAGCCAGTTAGTATCCTTGACATCTTTAACATCCAAGAGGGACTCGTAACGAGCACTGTCACTCTTCTCTGTGTTTTCTTCTTTCATTAGGCTTTTTCCTTCGTCCTCTTCCTGGTTACTGCTGCTGCTTCCTT
Proteins encoded:
- the LOC106312195 gene encoding disease resistance protein RRS1, encoding MVEFYISFDRCEDKVRYSFISHLSAAFHRRGISSFVGGSDPEADGSSKPCLEKSKACVVVFSEQYSSSKPCLEELVKVTERRRNDGGLAVVPVFYRATKSSVKKLIWKSNDLTNEWRSALLQVVDLPGHESHATQSDSDLVEEIVADVREKLNATENIGMHSKLVKIENLLRKKPCGVRRIGLWGMAGIGKTTLAKAIFDQMSCDYEASCFVKDFHKEFHDKGLYSLLGEHFGKTLREEFGVNSPVTRPILLRKVLGHKRVLVVLDDVRKCLDAESFLGGLNWFSPGSLIIITSRDKQVFSLCQVEQIYEVPGLNEDEAMKLFSRFAFGKDIKHENLQKLLPKVIEYADGNPLALKYYGRKTRDNPKEVENAFLTLEQSHPQEIQDAVKSTYGLLGANEKNIFLDIVCLFRGESIDYVMHLLEGCGFFPRVGINVLVEKCLVSISQGKVVMHNLIQDIGRKIINRRKRRSRLWKPSSIKHFLEDKNVLGSEDIEAISLNPSVLNFDLNPMAFEKMYNLRYLKICSSKPGSYSTIHLPKGLKSLPDELRLLHWENFPLLSLPQGFDTRNLVILNMCSSKLQRLWEGTKELEMLKRIKLCHSRKLVDVQELQSARNIEVIDLQGCTRLERFIDTCHFHHLQVINLSCCIKIKSFPKVPLNIEELYLKKTGIRSIPTVTLSSQDNIITYHHGGHKFFDLEDSIMVYLEHLKVLDLSRCIELEDIQVIPKNLKKLYLGGTSIQELPSLVHLSELVVLDLENCKQLQKIPLRLSTLTSLAVLNLSGCSELEDMEDINLPRNLEELYLAGTAIQEVPSSITYLSELVILDFQNCKRLRRLPMEISNLKSLVTLKLPRLFTVETGMSNLISDFNENVCQRQDYLPQPRLLPSSRLLHGLVPRFYALVSLSLCNSSLMHIPEEICSLATVTVLDLSRNGFRKIPESIKQLSKLHSLRLRHCRNLRSLPELPQSLKLLNVHGCVSLESVSWGSEHFPSHYTFNNCFNKSPEVARKRVAKGLAKVSSIGKEHEQELIKALAFSICAPADANQTSSYNLRTGSFAMVELTSSLRNTLLGFAIFVVVTFVDDSHNNAGLGVRCISTWKSKRKVISKMEKVFRCWGPREAPEVQRDHMFVFYEDAEMHRSVGGGEGNESSVLADQVEFEFQAVSGRNKVLGGSSVVSECDVCVMTAATGAASLSVISASKDMSLSRKHSPKLSSLLGKLRFRRTGRFVGCACLE
- the LOC106311665 gene encoding receptor-like protein kinase FERONIA translates to MTFTEGRSPLSLLLLLLLLSVTTLISAADYTPTDKILLNCGGSSDLTDTDNRTWIPDVKSKFLSSSGDSKTSPAATQDPSVPTVPYMSARIFRSPFTYSFPVASGRKFVRLYFYPNSYDGLNATNSLFSLSSGPYTLLKNFSAAQTSQALNYAYIIKEFVVNVEGGTLNMTFTPESTPSNAYAFVNGIEVTSMPDIYSSTDGTLTVVGTSGGVTIDNTTALENVYRLNVGGNDISPSADTGLFRSWHDDQDYIFAASLGIPETADPNMTIQYPTGTPSYIAPADVYSTARSMGPTAQVNLNYNLTWVFSVDSGFSYLVRLHFCEVSANINKINQRVFAIYLNNQTAEPAADVAGWTGGNGIALHKDYVVIPPEGKGQQDLWLALHPNPITKPQYYDSILNGVEIFKMNSSDGNLAGTNPLPGPKVTADPSKVLQQRTSHTKSHTAVVAGAASGAVVLGLIVGFFAMAAYRRRKSGEYQPASDATSGWLPLSLYGNSHSAGSGKTNTTGSYASSLPSNLCRHFSFAEIKAATKNFDESRVLGVGGFGKVYRGEIDGGTTKVAIKRGNPMSEQGVHEFQTEIEMLSKLRHRHLVSLIGYCEENCEMILVYDYMAHGTMREHLYKTQNAPLSWKQRLEICIGAARGLHYLHTGAKHTIIHRDVKTTNILLDEKWVAKVSDFGLSKTGPALDHTHVSTVVKGSFGYLDPEYFRRQQLTDKSDVYSFGVVLFEALCARPALNPTLAKEQVSLAEWAPYCYKKGMLDQIVDPHLKGKITPECFKKFAETAMKCVLDQGIERPSMGDVLWNLEFALQLQESAEESGKGICSEMDMDEIKYDDGNCKGKNNDKGSDVYEGNVTDSRSSGIDMSIGGRSLASDDSDGLTPSAVFSQIMNPKGR